The following coding sequences are from one Nicotiana tomentosiformis chromosome 3, ASM39032v3, whole genome shotgun sequence window:
- the LOC104095648 gene encoding protein ROOT PRIMORDIUM DEFECTIVE 1, with protein MHIFLKISTKLLQSKSKPFNSLTWIPPLFLQSTKQMSQSTSIPRNQQRVRDHGYDDYMEIEKKIRKVMKFQEQLLTQTNSMIPISRLDMLARRFGFKQYEAGKFILKFPHVFEVFEHPVQRILYCRLTHKALLQIEQEKLALLAQLPEAVTRLRKLLMLSNTGRLRLEHVRIARKEFGLPDDFEFSVVLKYPMYFRLFDAKETRNKYIEVVEKDPMLAVCAVERVREKEYREKGGEEENVRFYFRVNFPPGFKIGKYYKIAVWKWQRLPYWSPYEDISGYDLRSLEAQKRMEKRAVATIHELLSLTVEKKITLERIAHFRLAMDLPKKLKDFLLQHQGIFYISTRGNQGKLHTVFLREAYRKGELIEPNDLYLARRRLAELVLMSPRKANMDKELVNYRRRGDDDEIAAVRRDNVENEGDHSTVQETVSEDEEREESVDYDDDCSSDSKYTDEEDSGDDVTDDLGKETS; from the coding sequence ATGCACATTTTCCTTAAAATTTCTACAAAGCTCTTACAATCcaaatccaaacccttcaattcCCTCACATGGATCCCACCACTTTTCTTACAATCCACTAAACAAATGTCGCAGTCAACTTCCATACCCAGAAACCAACAGCGCGTTCGCGACCACGGCTACGACGATTACatggaaattgaaaaaaaaatccgCAAAGTCATGAAATTCCAAGAACAGCTCCTCACTCAGACAAATTCAATGATCCCTATTTCTCGCCTTGACATGCTCGCTCGCCGTTTCGGGTTCAAACAATACGAAGCAGGCAAGTTTATTCTCAAATTCCCTCATGTTTTTGAGGTTTTCGAACACCCAGTTCAGAGAATACTTTATTGCAGGCTCACCCATAAAGCACTGCTTCAAATTGAGCAAGAAAAATTAGCTCTTTTAGCTCAATTACCTGAAGCTGTAACCCGTTTAAGAAAGCTTCTAATGCTTTCTAATACGGGGAGATTAAGGCTAGAACATGTTAGGATTGCAAGGAAAGAATTTGGTTTACCTGATGATTTTGAGTTTTCTGTTGTTTTGAAGTATCCTATGTATTTTAGATTGTTTGATGCTAAAGAGACTAGGAACAAGTACATTGAGGTTGTAGAGAAAGACCCGATGTTAGCTGTTTGTGCCGTGGAGAGAGTTAGGGAGAAAGAGTATAGAGAAAAGGGTGGTGAAGAAGAGAATGTGAGGTTTTATTTTAGGGTGAATTTCCCACCAGGTTTCAAGATTGGGAAGTATTATAAGATTGCTGTTTGGAAATGGCAAAGGCTGCCTTATTGGTCGCCTTATGAGGATATCTCGGGTTATGATTTGAGGTCGCTCGAGGCACAGAAGAGGATGGAGAAGAGAGCAGTGGCCACTATCCATGAGTTGCTGTCATTGACGGTTGAAAAGAAGATTACTTTGGAGAGAATCGCGCATTTTAGGTTGGCGATGGATTTGCCGAAGAAGCTGAAGGACTTTCTCCTTCAGCATCAGGGAATATTTTATATCTCGACAAGGGGAAATCAGGGGAAATTGCATACGGTGTTTCTCAGGGAGGCTTATAGGAAGGGAGAGTTGATTGAGCCAAATGATCTGTATTTAGCTAGGAGAAGGCTGGCTGAGTTGGTTTTGATGAGTCCAAGGAAAGCCAATATGGATAAAGAATTAGTTAATTATAGAAGGCGGGGAGACGATGATGAAATAGCTGCTGTGAGAAGAGACAACGTCGAGAATGAAGGAGATCATTCAACAGTTCAAGAGACAGTTAGCGAAGATGAGGAGAGAGAAGAAAGTGTGGACTACGATGATGATTGCAGCAGTGACTCTAAGTACACAGATGAAGAAGACAGTGGTGATGATGTTACTGATGATTTAGGAAAAGAAACATCATAA